Genomic DNA from Streptomyces sp. AM 2-1-1:
GCACGGGCCCGACGAAGCGGCCCTCGGTGTGTGCCTGCGGGTCGCCTGGCGGTCGTTCATCCTCTCCGGAGCGCGCGGGCAACGCCTCCTGGACCTGCTCGAACAGATGCTGGTGGCCGAACGCTCCGGCCCCGAGATCTTCGCCACCCTCACCACCCTCAGCCGCGCGGCGGGCGCCCCCCGGGCCGACGTCATGCGGGCCGGCCATCCCGGGATGCTGCTCCGCCCGCCGGACGGCCCGGTGCGGCTGGAGGAAGTGCGGGGCGGCCCCGTGCTGGGCCTGCTGCCCGGTCGCGCGCGCTGGCCCGTGACCTCCCTGGAAGCGCCCCGGGGGACGCGGCTCGTCCTCTTCACCGACGGCCTCATCGAGGGCCGTACCGGCAAGGGGTACGAACGCCTGGGCGAGGCGGGCCTCGTGGAGATCGCGCGGGAGTACGCCGGCCTTCCGGCCGACGACTTCGTCGACTCCGTCATCCAGAGGTGCGAGGACCTCGCCGCCGACAGCGGCGGCCTCGCCGACGACGTGGCCGTCCTCCACCTCGGCTGGACGGACACCGTGTGACGGCGGCAGCCGCACCGGCCCCTTTCCGCCCCGCCGGGCGGTGAGTGCGGCCCGGTCGCTCCGCCGTCGGAGCGGCCCGGCGCGAAGGGCCCGGCCGTGGACCGCCGGACGCCCGCGGCCCCGTTACCCTGCTCCACCCCGAGCAGCCCTCCCGCGCGGTACCCCGAGAAACCCCCCTGTACTGCCCCGCCTCACCCTGGCGAGAAAGCCGACCGACTGTGACTAACTACCTGGCCGTGGAACGCGCCCTGCGCACCGCCGCGCCGCACGCACTGGTGGAGGCCGCGCGCGCCGTCCTGGCCGAGCACTACGGTGCCTCGGGCATCGAGCTGCTGATGGCCGACTACAGCCTCACGGTGCTCCAGCCGGTCGACGCCCCACCGCGTGCGGAGGGCCCGGTGCCGGTGAACAGCAGCCCCGAGGGGCGCGCCTTCGGCAGCCAGACGCCGTACGAGCGCCCCGCGGCGGGGAAGGACGGCTCGGTCGTCCTGCACCTGCCGGTGACGGTCCGGGGCGACCGGCTCGGTGTCCTGAACGTGATGCTCCCCCGGGAGCTGCGCACCACCGCGGCGGTCCACGACCTCACCGAGATCGCCCAGCTCCTCGGCCACGAGATCATCGTCGCCGAACGGGACACCGACCTCTACCTCCGGGCCCGCCGGGTCAGCCGGCTGACGCTCGCCGCCGAGATGCAGTGGCAGCTGCTGCCTGCCCGGGCCTGTTCCCGGCCGCAGTACGCCATAGGGGCCCAGCTGGAACCCGCGTACGCCATCCACGGCGACAACTTCGACTGGTCCACCACCGCCGACACCCTGACCCTCACCGTCACCAACGGCATGGGCGAGGGCATCGAGGCCTCGCTCCTCACCAACCTCGCGGTGAACGCCCTGCGCAACGCCCGCCGGGCGGGCGTCGGGATAGCGGACCAGGCGGCACTCGCGGACCAGGCGCTCTACGCCGAGTACCGGGGGGCGGCCCACGTCTCGACGCTGCTGCTCACCTTCGAACTGGCCACCGGCAACGTCCAGGTGGTGGACGCCGGTTCGCCGCAGCTGTGGCGCAGGCGCGGCAAGACCGTCGAGCGCATCGAGCTGGAGGCGCAGCTCCCGCTCGGCATGTTCGAGGAGACCGCCTACGTCGCCCAGGAGTTCCAGGTGCTGCCGGGGGACCGGCTGATCTTCGTCAGCGACGGCGTCTACGCGGCGGCGAACGGCACCGGAGAGGCGTACGGCGAACGGGCCCTGGCCCGGGCCGTCCAGGGGGCGAGCCTGCTGCACGCGCCGTCCGTGCCGCGGGCCGTGCTGGAGGCGCTCGCCGAGCACCGCGCCGCGGAGCCGGAGGACGACGCCCTGGTCGTCTGCCTCGACTGGTTCGGTGAGAAGGGCGGCCCGGAGGGCTGACGGGCCCCGGACGCGGCTGATCCCGGGTGCGGGCCACTCTCGTGGGCCGCACCCGGGATCAGCCGTATCCGGTCGGGTCCGTGCGCGACGTCACCCCCGGGCCGGACGTTCCCGCGCACGCGGTCACCCCTCGTACGGGGCGACCGGGCGCACGCGGGTCACGCCGTCAGGCGCCGACCCCCTTCGACTGCCCCTTCACCGGCTTCGCCCCGGCGAGCAGGTGCGCGGGCACCAGGTCGCGGGCGGGCTCGGAGTAGCCCACCGAGACGATCTTGTCGCCCTGGTAGGTGAAGGTGGTCAGCGAGGCGAGGGTGCACTGCCGCTTGCGCGGGTCGTGCCAGAGCCGGCGGCGCTCCACGAAGCTGCGCACGATCCAGATCGGCAGCTGGTGGCTGACGCAGACCGCCTCGTGCCCCCGGGCCGCGTCGCGCGCGGCGTCCAGGGCGCCCATCATCCGCACGACCTGCTCGACGTACG
This window encodes:
- a CDS encoding PP2C family protein-serine/threonine phosphatase, whose amino-acid sequence is MTNYLAVERALRTAAPHALVEAARAVLAEHYGASGIELLMADYSLTVLQPVDAPPRAEGPVPVNSSPEGRAFGSQTPYERPAAGKDGSVVLHLPVTVRGDRLGVLNVMLPRELRTTAAVHDLTEIAQLLGHEIIVAERDTDLYLRARRVSRLTLAAEMQWQLLPARACSRPQYAIGAQLEPAYAIHGDNFDWSTTADTLTLTVTNGMGEGIEASLLTNLAVNALRNARRAGVGIADQAALADQALYAEYRGAAHVSTLLLTFELATGNVQVVDAGSPQLWRRRGKTVERIELEAQLPLGMFEETAYVAQEFQVLPGDRLIFVSDGVYAAANGTGEAYGERALARAVQGASLLHAPSVPRAVLEALAEHRAAEPEDDALVVCLDWFGEKGGPEG